In a single window of the Sphingosinicella microcystinivorans genome:
- the fabD gene encoding ACP S-malonyltransferase, with protein sequence MARAFIFPGQGSQSVGMGQALGLASAAAREVFEEVDEALGQNLSKLMFEGPEADLTLTENAQPAIMANAVAVLRVLEKEGGLLLADKAAYVAGHSLGEYTALCAAGSLGLAETARLLKLRGQAMQAAVPVGEGAMAALLGLDFDAAVKAAAEGAGGEVCQAANDNAPGQVVISGHKAAVERAIEIAKGLGAKRGMLLPVSAPFHCALMAPAAEKMAEALAGANIAAPFVPLVANVTAAPVADPAEIRRLLVEQVTGTVRWRESVLAMTGLGVDSFVEFGGKVLGPMIKRIAPDAATLSLVSMDDIEAAAKTL encoded by the coding sequence ATGGCACGCGCATTCATTTTCCCGGGGCAGGGCAGTCAGTCGGTCGGCATGGGGCAGGCGCTCGGCCTTGCGAGCGCCGCTGCGCGCGAGGTGTTCGAGGAGGTCGACGAGGCGCTCGGGCAGAACCTCTCGAAGCTGATGTTCGAGGGGCCGGAGGCCGACCTCACGCTCACCGAGAACGCCCAGCCCGCGATCATGGCGAACGCCGTCGCCGTGCTCCGCGTGCTGGAGAAGGAAGGCGGGCTGCTGCTCGCCGACAAGGCCGCCTATGTGGCGGGCCACAGCCTCGGCGAGTACACGGCGTTGTGCGCTGCCGGAAGCCTCGGCCTTGCCGAGACGGCGCGGCTCCTGAAGCTGCGCGGGCAGGCGATGCAGGCGGCGGTGCCGGTGGGCGAGGGCGCGATGGCGGCGCTGCTCGGCCTCGATTTCGACGCCGCCGTGAAGGCCGCCGCGGAGGGCGCCGGGGGCGAGGTCTGCCAGGCCGCGAACGACAACGCGCCGGGGCAGGTGGTGATTTCCGGCCACAAGGCCGCCGTCGAGCGCGCCATCGAGATCGCCAAGGGACTCGGCGCCAAGCGCGGCATGTTGCTGCCGGTCTCGGCGCCCTTCCACTGCGCGCTGATGGCGCCCGCCGCCGAAAAGATGGCCGAAGCGCTGGCAGGCGCAAACATCGCGGCGCCCTTCGTGCCGCTGGTCGCCAACGTCACCGCCGCCCCCGTCGCCGATCCCGCCGAGATCCGCCGCCTTCTCGTCGAGCAGGTGACGGGCACGGTGCGCTGGCGCGAAAGCGTCCTTGCCATGACCGGGCTCGGCGTCGACAGCTTCGTCGAGTTCGGCGGCAAGGTGCTCGGCCCGATGA